One window of the Spea bombifrons isolate aSpeBom1 chromosome 8, aSpeBom1.2.pri, whole genome shotgun sequence genome contains the following:
- the LOC128502722 gene encoding carboxyl-terminal PDZ ligand of neuronal nitric oxide synthase protein-like produces MPVRSRYNLVDDGCDSRVPLHNEEAFQHGIHFQAKYIGSLDVPRPNSRVEIVAAMRRIRYEFKAKNIKKKKVSISVTVDGVKVVMRKKQKRKTWTWDESKMLVMNDPVYRIFYVSHDSQDLKIFSYIARDGASNTFKCNVFKSKKKSQAMQIVRTIGQAFEVCHKMSLQHAQQNADGQADGASDKSLEEQHLEERQLTGEENKDPEETNGSLKRVVVLHDKGGCDQDPAGCDLEIIKCVQVLRDQNIPDIENSSVYSSVSSSVRTPTSSVSALTPLASQHRLQLLQHQLLQQQQQTQVAVAQVQLLKDQLAAEKAARVESQARVRQLLLTNRDLLQHISLLVKQLKEMEVKTDPKQAADKRPLHKLAIAQSLSLNLKNLYSLEINLPSTSTPSNLQGTTSSAHAMNGNNIGESYLNLLNLDKGGPVKPTSAMDGKEMASRRVEGSEVIEVHADRAEIITTEDQSPRSDDPKLQPSFPKLIPPPPITRKRSTKALSGQLTESRSSESITHATQTSVNLTSFTTITSCSITPSEFESEDASPSFKNSYFPCFENSELSPIKEVPGLSFHRESVEESGTYRSITSSYDNLEDTPTIMAEPQVCNGWVKQLGVEGTLPFSTANDTCLHISFSEDDFPDVDPDDRVGVAKQWRLIKNGN; encoded by the exons TATGAGTTTAAAGcaaagaatattaaaaagaagaaagtcAGCATCAGCGTCACGGTGGATGGCGTGAAAGTCgtgatgagaaaaaaacaaaag AGAAAAACCTGGACCTGGGATGAAAGCAAGATGTTGGTGATGAACGACCCAGTGTACAG GATATTTTACGTCTCCCACGACTCTCAAGACCTAAAGATATTCAGTTACATCGCTCGAGACGGCGCCAGCAACACCTTCAAGTGCAACGTCTTTAAGTCCAAGAAGAAG AGCCAAGCGATGCAGATCGTGCGGACCATCGGTCAGGCCTTCGAAGTGTGCCACAAAATGAGCCTGCAGCATGCGCAGCAAAATGCAGACGGGCAGGCGGATGGAGCCAGCGACAAATCTCTGGAAGAACAGCATTTGGAAG AGCGGCAGTTGACAGGAGAAGAGAATAAAGACCCCGAGGAGACCAACGGCAGTCTCAAGAGGGTCGTCGTCCTCCACGACAAGGGGGGCTGCGATCAAGATCCTGCCGGGTGTGACTTGGAAATAATCAAGTGTGTACAAGTGCTAAGGGACCAGAACATTCCG GATATCGAGAACAGCTCGGTTTATTCCTCGGTGTCGTCGAGCGTCCGGACCCCGACCAGCTCCGTCTCTGCCCTGACCCCGCTGGCTTCCCAGCATCGCCTGCAGCTCCTGCAACACCAGCTCctgcagcaacagcagcagacCCAGGTGGCCGTGGCACAG GTGCAGTTGCTTAAGGACCAGCTGGCTGCCGAGAAGGCGGCCCGGGTCGAATCCCAGGCTCGAGTCCGTCAGTTGTTGCTGACCAACCGGGACTTGTTGCAGCATATCTCCCTGTTGGTCAAGCAGCTGAAAGAAATGGAGGTCAAGACTGACCCGAAGCAGGCAG CCGATAAAAGGCCTTTACACAAGTTAGCCATCGCCCAGTCTTTGTCGCTGAACCTAAAGAACTTGTACAGCTTGGAGATCAACCTCCCGTCCACCTCAACGCCATCGAACCTTCAGGGTACAACGTCCTCCGCGCACGCTATGAACGGCAACAACATCGGAGAGTCCTACCTCAATCTCTTGAACCTCGATAAAGGCGGTCCGGTCAAACCGACGTCGGCGATGGATGGGAAGGAAATGGCCAGCAGGCGGGTAGAAGGATCCGAGGTCATCGAGGTCCATGCAGACAGAGCTGAGATCATCACGACCGAGGATCAGAGTCCAAGATCAGACGACCCAAA GCTTCAGCCTTCTTTTCCGAAGCTGATCCCACCACCTCCCATCACCAGGAAGAGGTCAACAAAAGCCTTGTCTGGCCAGCTAACCGAATCGAGGTCATCGGAGAGCATCACCCATGCCACCCAAACCAGCGTCAACCTTACAAGTTTCACCACCATAACCTCCTGTTCAATTACGCCTTCTGAGTTTGAGTCCGAGGATGCCAGTCCGTCGTTTAAAAACTCCTACTTTCCGTGCTTCGAAAACTCCGAACTGTCCCCCATCAAGGAAGTTCCCGGCCTGTCCTTCCACCGAGAGTCCGTCGAGGAGAGCGGAACCTACCGCTCCATCACCAGCAGCTACGACAACCTGGAGGATACCCCAACGATCATGGCGGAGCCCCAAGTCTGCAACGGTTGGGTAAAGCAGTTGGGTGTGGAGGGCACCCTTCCCTTCTCCACGGCGAACGACACCTGCCTGCACATCAGCTTCTCCGAAGACGATTTCCCCGACGTCGACCCCGACGACCGCGTTGGCGTCGCCAAACAGTGGCGCTTAATTAAAAACGGAAACTGA